One part of the Gossypium raimondii isolate GPD5lz chromosome 1, ASM2569854v1, whole genome shotgun sequence genome encodes these proteins:
- the LOC128035366 gene encoding homeobox-leucine zipper protein ATHB-6-like, protein PKFDVFNSVDYAEEKSSKKHQIYSKEFQAMLDGLDEEDSLEEGGQATEKKRCLSMHQVKALEKNFDVGNKLEPERKVKLVEELGLQPRQVAIWFQNRRARWKTKVLEKDYAMLKANREKEPLWKSFS, encoded by the coding sequence CCCAAATTCGATGTGTTTAATTCAGTTGATTATGCAGAGGAGAAGAGTTCAAAGAAGCACCAAATTTACAGTAAGGAATTCCAGGCTATGTTAGATGGTTTAGATGAAGAAGACAGCTTAGAAGAAGGTGGTCAAGCAACAGAGAAGAAAAGGTGTTTATCTATGCATCAAGTTAAGGCTTTAGAGAAGAATTTCGATGTGGGAAACAAGTTAGAACCAGAGAGAAAAGTGAAGTTAGTTGAAGAATTGGGGTTACAGCCAAGGCAAGTGGCTATTTGGTTCCAAAACCGACGTGCTCGTTGGAAGACCAAGGTGTTGGAGAAAGATTATGCAATGCTTAAAGCTAATAGAGAGAAGGAACCTCTTTGGAAGTCTTTTTCCTAA